The Actinomycetota bacterium genome has a window encoding:
- a CDS encoding uracil-DNA glycosylase → MPLPLEELVHPSWVPALKDEQATLTALGEFLREESVAGRAWLPAGSQILRAFQQPLYEVRVLIMGQDPYPTPGHPVGLSFSVAPEVQPLPRSLSNIFKELSTDLDLPRPRNGDLSPWSAQGVLLLNRVLTVQSGLAGSHRGKGWERITEAAIRGLVARDQPLVAILWGRDAQALVPLMPDVPTIASAHPSPLSAERGFFGSRPFSRANHLLEQASGDPIDWALPS, encoded by the coding sequence ATGCCGCTGCCACTTGAGGAGTTGGTGCATCCAAGTTGGGTGCCAGCGCTCAAGGACGAGCAAGCAACGCTTACCGCACTCGGTGAATTCCTCCGTGAAGAGAGCGTTGCTGGACGTGCGTGGCTGCCCGCCGGTTCGCAGATTCTGCGGGCTTTTCAGCAGCCCCTGTATGAAGTGCGCGTTCTGATCATGGGCCAAGACCCTTACCCAACTCCTGGGCATCCTGTTGGCTTGTCGTTCAGCGTTGCTCCGGAAGTTCAACCCCTCCCGCGCAGCCTTTCCAATATCTTCAAAGAACTCTCCACAGATCTTGATCTGCCCCGACCTCGAAATGGAGATTTAAGCCCGTGGAGTGCACAAGGCGTGCTCCTGCTGAACCGGGTTCTCACTGTTCAATCAGGCTTAGCCGGCAGCCATCGTGGAAAGGGCTGGGAACGCATTACAGAAGCCGCCATTCGAGGCTTGGTGGCACGCGACCAGCCTCTGGTCGCCATCCTTTGGGGTCGCGATGCGCAGGCATTGGTGCCACTCATGCCCGATGTCCCGACAATCGCAAGTGCGCACCCAAGCCCGCTCTCAGCAGAGCGCGGATTCTTTGGTTCTCGACCTTTCAGCCGCGCCAACCATCTGCTCGAGCAAGCCAGCGGTGATCCGATCGATTGGGCGCTGCCTAGCTGA
- a CDS encoding fumarate hydratase, giving the protein MAEFHYQELLPLGADQTPYRLVTTEGVSTTSVAGRTILQVEPSALRLLAYEALRDISHLLRPGHLAQLARILDDPEASPNDRFVALDLLKNANISAGGVLPMCQDTGTAIVSAKKGQHVWTTGSDEEHLAHGIFDAYEKLNLRYSQMAPLTMWEEHNTGTNLPAQIELYANTHEGHEAQYEFLFMAKGGGSANKSYLYQQTAALLNPTSFRAFLDESLRSLGTSACPPYHLAVVVGGTSAEYALKTAKYASARYLDGLPVHGSPDGHGFRDLEMEQEIWKQTQEFGIGAQFGGKYFCHDVRVIRLPRHGASLPVAIAVSCSADRQALAKITAEGVFLEQLEREPAKYLPEIRDEHLDTDVVSIDLSAPMDQIREQLSKLPVKTRVSLTGSLVVARDLAHARIKAMLDRGEPMPEYFRDHAIYYAGPAKTPKGYASGSFGPTTAGRMDSYVDQFQKSGGSLVMLAKGNRSQAVTNACQANGGFYLGSIGGPAARLAQDNITKVEVLDFPELGMEAVWKIEIVDFPAFVVVDDKGNDFFAETMKPLINRIPVGAPK; this is encoded by the coding sequence ATGGCTGAATTTCACTATCAGGAACTGCTTCCACTGGGCGCCGACCAGACCCCGTACCGACTTGTCACGACTGAAGGTGTCAGCACGACGAGCGTCGCCGGTCGCACGATCCTGCAAGTGGAGCCATCAGCCCTGCGTCTGCTTGCCTACGAGGCCCTCCGCGATATTTCGCATTTGCTGCGCCCTGGGCATCTGGCTCAATTGGCGCGCATTCTGGATGATCCAGAGGCAAGCCCCAATGACCGCTTCGTTGCGCTGGACCTACTGAAGAACGCGAACATCTCGGCCGGCGGAGTGCTGCCCATGTGCCAAGACACCGGCACCGCGATCGTCAGTGCCAAGAAGGGTCAGCACGTCTGGACTACTGGTTCGGACGAAGAGCATCTCGCGCACGGCATCTTCGATGCCTACGAGAAACTCAACTTGCGCTACTCGCAAATGGCACCTCTCACGATGTGGGAAGAGCACAACACCGGCACCAACCTGCCCGCCCAGATCGAGCTCTATGCCAACACCCATGAAGGCCACGAGGCGCAGTACGAGTTCCTCTTCATGGCAAAGGGCGGCGGCAGCGCCAACAAGAGCTACCTCTACCAGCAGACGGCCGCGTTGCTGAACCCCACTTCGTTCCGAGCCTTCCTCGACGAGAGCCTGCGCAGCCTGGGCACCTCAGCGTGCCCGCCCTACCACCTTGCTGTAGTCGTTGGAGGGACGAGCGCTGAGTACGCGTTGAAGACCGCCAAATACGCCAGCGCCCGATACCTCGACGGACTGCCCGTTCATGGTTCCCCAGATGGTCACGGCTTCCGAGATCTGGAGATGGAGCAGGAGATCTGGAAGCAGACCCAGGAATTTGGCATCGGCGCCCAGTTCGGTGGTAAGTACTTCTGCCATGACGTTCGCGTCATTCGCCTGCCTCGCCACGGTGCTTCACTGCCGGTGGCAATTGCGGTGTCCTGTTCGGCAGACCGCCAAGCCCTGGCAAAAATCACCGCAGAGGGCGTCTTCCTCGAACAACTCGAACGCGAACCTGCGAAGTACCTTCCAGAGATCAGGGATGAGCATCTGGACACTGATGTGGTCTCGATCGATCTCAGCGCCCCAATGGATCAGATTCGCGAGCAGTTGTCGAAGCTGCCGGTGAAAACGCGCGTCTCGCTGACCGGTTCACTCGTCGTTGCTCGAGATCTCGCGCATGCGCGCATCAAGGCGATGTTGGACCGTGGCGAACCAATGCCGGAGTACTTCCGCGATCACGCCATTTACTACGCCGGCCCAGCCAAGACGCCCAAGGGCTACGCCTCTGGCTCATTTGGGCCAACGACAGCTGGCCGGATGGACAGCTATGTCGATCAGTTCCAAAAGTCCGGAGGATCGCTGGTGATGCTCGCCAAGGGCAACCGCAGTCAGGCAGTGACCAACGCCTGCCAGGCCAATGGTGGGTTCTACCTCGGATCCATCGGCGGACCAGCAGCGCGACTGGCTCAAGACAACATCACCAAAGTCGAGGTTCTGGACTTCCCTGAACTCGGGATGGAAGCCGTCTGGAAGATCGAGATTGTCGATTTCCCGGCCTTCGTGGTGGTCGATGACAAGGGCAATGACTTCTTCGCCGAGACAATGAAGCCCTTGATCAACCGGATCCCGGTGGGTGCTCCCAAGTAA
- a CDS encoding MaoC/PaaZ C-terminal domain-containing protein, which translates to MTTETKLTSQYQAYVDADAVLAYALATNDPNPLCNTGEVVSPLYTATLVVNGFRSTMSGAVPSGAITGTRASVHGMHDVHYFAPVIPGTRVLCTGRHFAVRQTGAGVAITTELDVLDLDHQLLVRHYWTGMDVGATVDGEFGEAPPEHLFPDSARAKPIDSFIMDVTADQGFRYGGASGDRNDHAINDEAAQAEGFPSKIVQGLCTFAMCSGAVLKLVGEGDPARLTRLAGRFSSPVFPRQQLKVDLFDAGVSAAGKQLVAFEAASNGTTVVKHGRAELTI; encoded by the coding sequence GTGACCACCGAGACCAAACTGACCAGTCAGTATCAGGCCTACGTCGATGCCGATGCCGTGCTCGCCTACGCATTGGCAACCAACGACCCGAATCCTCTGTGCAATACCGGAGAGGTGGTTTCACCGCTCTACACCGCGACTCTGGTAGTCAATGGATTTCGTTCAACGATGTCCGGTGCAGTTCCGAGCGGAGCGATCACGGGTACGCGAGCGTCGGTCCACGGAATGCACGACGTCCACTACTTCGCGCCAGTCATCCCGGGAACGCGGGTGCTCTGCACCGGTCGCCACTTCGCTGTGCGTCAAACAGGTGCTGGCGTTGCGATCACGACCGAACTCGATGTGCTGGATCTGGATCATCAATTACTCGTGCGCCACTACTGGACCGGCATGGATGTCGGAGCCACTGTTGACGGCGAATTCGGCGAAGCGCCTCCCGAGCATCTCTTCCCAGACTCCGCTCGCGCCAAGCCGATTGATTCCTTCATCATGGATGTCACTGCTGATCAAGGCTTCCGCTACGGCGGTGCCTCAGGGGATCGCAATGATCACGCGATCAACGACGAGGCTGCACAGGCCGAAGGATTCCCGAGCAAGATCGTTCAAGGCTTGTGCACCTTTGCGATGTGCAGTGGTGCGGTGCTGAAACTTGTCGGCGAGGGTGACCCAGCGCGCCTCACTCGCCTTGCCGGCCGCTTCTCCTCGCCAGTGTTTCCACGGCAGCAGCTGAAGGTCGATCTGTTCGACGCTGGGGTTTCGGCAGCGGGCAAGCAGTTGGTTGCTTTCGAGGCGGCATCCAACGGCACGACCGTTGTTAAGCACGGTCGCGCCGAACTCACCATCTAG
- a CDS encoding isoprenyl transferase, which produces MGLADIVYGVYERHLRSQIDVDQMPRHVGVILDGNRRWAEAQGSSSSVGHRAGAKKIEEFLGWCEDAGVELVTLWLLSTDNLNRPADELKALMGIIEETVTDLMEHSKWRLHPVGALDLLPDSTARLLKEAEEATSDAPGLMVNIAVGYGGRREVVDAVRSLLQEHAGKGTSLDELAQFIDVEHIAKHLYTKGQPDPDLVIRTSGEQRLSGFLLWQSAHSEFYFCEAYWPDFRHVDFLRALRAYGDRHRRFGT; this is translated from the coding sequence GTGGGGTTGGCCGACATCGTCTATGGCGTATATGAACGACACCTCAGGTCGCAGATCGACGTAGATCAGATGCCGCGGCATGTCGGTGTGATCTTGGACGGCAACCGCCGATGGGCCGAGGCCCAAGGATCTTCCTCTTCAGTTGGCCATCGTGCTGGCGCGAAGAAGATTGAAGAGTTCCTCGGATGGTGTGAGGACGCCGGCGTCGAACTTGTGACCCTGTGGTTGCTCTCAACGGACAACCTCAACCGACCAGCTGATGAGCTCAAAGCATTGATGGGCATCATCGAAGAGACCGTGACCGATTTGATGGAGCACTCCAAGTGGCGCCTGCATCCGGTTGGCGCGCTTGATTTGCTGCCCGATAGCACTGCCCGCCTGCTGAAGGAGGCTGAGGAGGCCACCTCTGATGCCCCCGGCCTAATGGTGAACATCGCCGTTGGCTACGGCGGTCGGCGTGAAGTGGTCGATGCAGTTCGATCGCTCTTGCAGGAACACGCAGGGAAAGGAACATCCCTTGATGAGCTTGCCCAATTCATCGATGTCGAGCACATCGCGAAGCATCTGTACACCAAGGGCCAGCCCGATCCCGATCTCGTGATCCGCACATCGGGGGAGCAGCGGCTATCTGGATTCCTTCTGTGGCAGAGCGCCCATTCGGAGTTCTACTTCTGCGAGGCCTACTGGCCTGACTTCCGCCACGTGGACTTTCTGCGCGCTCTGCGGGCCTACGGCGATCGTCATCGACGATTCGGCACCTGA
- a CDS encoding PhoH family protein codes for MSSRTDENADSRTYVLDTSVLLSDPAALRSFAEHAVVLPLVVIKELEDKRHDPVLGYNARTVLRALEALRKEPGADLRKGIVVNSHGGTVRIEINHVDTSHLPDAIRAERSNDTRILSVAEGLRRDGHDVVVVSKDLPMRLLAHGALGIPAEEYRNEQVQDSGYTGLVEIEASREDVDDLYQHGSIELFDHDLPVNTGVVLVSPTSSGLARVSVDKRLEQVRGDLEAFGIHGRSAEQRIALSHLLDPEIGVVSLGGAAGTGKSVMALAAALELVMERREAKRIVVFRPVFVVGGQEIGFLPGTEAEKMSPFSAATKDALDAIASENIIDEITDRGILEVLPLTYVRGRTLTDTIVILDEAQNLERSTILTAISRLGKNSRVFLTHDVAQRDNLRVGRHDGIAAVVERLKGESLFAHVTLTKSERSPIAALATRLIDDGIL; via the coding sequence GTGTCTTCTCGCACCGATGAGAACGCCGATTCCCGTACTTACGTTCTGGACACTTCTGTCCTGCTCTCAGATCCAGCCGCATTGCGATCCTTTGCAGAGCATGCAGTCGTTCTCCCACTCGTAGTGATCAAGGAACTCGAAGACAAACGGCACGACCCAGTACTTGGTTATAACGCGCGAACTGTCCTGCGTGCCCTTGAGGCATTGCGCAAAGAGCCCGGCGCCGATCTACGCAAAGGCATCGTGGTGAACTCGCATGGCGGAACTGTTCGCATCGAGATCAATCACGTGGACACCTCTCACCTGCCTGACGCCATTCGTGCTGAGCGCAGCAATGACACCCGGATCCTGTCGGTGGCCGAAGGCCTTCGGCGTGATGGTCACGACGTAGTAGTCGTTTCCAAGGACCTCCCGATGCGCTTGCTGGCGCACGGAGCCCTCGGTATTCCGGCTGAGGAGTACCGCAACGAGCAGGTCCAGGATTCTGGATACACCGGGCTCGTCGAAATAGAGGCTTCACGTGAGGATGTCGACGATCTTTACCAGCACGGGAGCATCGAGCTTTTCGATCATGATCTGCCCGTCAATACCGGCGTTGTTCTGGTTTCGCCGACTTCATCTGGCCTTGCCCGGGTAAGCGTCGACAAGCGTTTGGAGCAGGTCCGCGGCGATCTCGAGGCCTTTGGAATTCACGGCCGCTCGGCGGAGCAGCGCATCGCACTCTCGCATCTACTGGATCCTGAAATCGGTGTCGTGTCCCTTGGCGGAGCCGCCGGTACTGGCAAGTCAGTCATGGCTTTGGCGGCTGCGCTGGAATTGGTGATGGAGCGACGCGAGGCCAAGCGGATTGTGGTGTTCCGCCCGGTGTTCGTAGTTGGTGGTCAGGAGATCGGATTCCTGCCAGGAACTGAAGCCGAGAAGATGTCGCCCTTCTCAGCTGCAACCAAGGATGCGCTGGATGCAATTGCCAGCGAGAACATCATCGACGAGATCACCGATCGCGGGATTCTTGAAGTGCTGCCGCTGACATACGTGCGTGGTCGCACATTGACGGACACGATCGTGATCCTTGATGAAGCGCAGAATCTTGAACGCTCCACGATCCTCACGGCGATTTCTCGGCTGGGCAAGAACAGCCGGGTGTTCCTGACTCACGATGTCGCTCAACGCGACAATCTGCGCGTGGGTCGCCACGACGGCATCGCCGCTGTTGTCGAGCGACTCAAGGGCGAGTCGCTGTTCGCCCACGTCACGCTGACCAAGTCCGAGCGCAGTCCTATTGCGGCCTTGGCGACTCGTTTGATTGACGACGGAATTCTCTAG
- the glpX gene encoding class II fructose-bisphosphatase translates to MTTASRQEVPDRNLALELVRVTEAAAMAAARWVGRGDKNGADRAAVNAMRALIGGVSMNGVVVIGEGEKDDAPMLFNGERVGDGEGAEADVAVDPIDGTTLAAKGMPNAISVIAVAERGAMYDPSAVFYMDKMVVGPQGVGVIDINAPIAWNLEQLARAKDEQVADLTVCILDRPRHKQLVADVRDAGARIKFIVDGDVAGAIMAAREGTGVDLLAGIGGTPEGIITACAMVCMGGEIQAKLWPRDDDERRKALDHGHDLNRVLRTDDLVTGENIFFCATGITDGELLRGVRYLPAGPSTHSIVMRGKSGTIREVKSEHSLAKLGQYSAVDFHSPGAGQPDPD, encoded by the coding sequence ATGACTACGGCCAGCAGGCAAGAAGTACCAGACCGCAATCTCGCGCTCGAGCTCGTTCGGGTGACCGAGGCAGCCGCCATGGCCGCTGCCCGGTGGGTTGGACGTGGCGACAAGAACGGCGCTGACCGCGCTGCAGTCAATGCCATGCGCGCCTTGATTGGCGGCGTTTCCATGAACGGTGTCGTCGTCATTGGCGAGGGAGAGAAGGACGACGCTCCCATGCTCTTCAACGGCGAACGAGTTGGCGACGGTGAAGGTGCCGAGGCCGATGTCGCCGTTGACCCCATTGACGGAACCACTTTGGCCGCAAAGGGCATGCCGAACGCAATCTCTGTGATCGCAGTTGCCGAGCGTGGGGCGATGTATGACCCAAGCGCAGTGTTCTACATGGACAAGATGGTGGTCGGCCCGCAGGGAGTCGGCGTCATCGACATCAATGCACCCATTGCCTGGAACCTGGAACAGCTTGCACGCGCAAAGGACGAGCAGGTCGCCGATCTCACCGTCTGCATTCTTGATCGCCCCCGTCACAAGCAACTCGTCGCTGATGTTCGCGACGCGGGAGCACGCATCAAGTTCATCGTTGACGGCGATGTCGCCGGAGCAATCATGGCCGCCCGCGAAGGTACGGGGGTCGATTTGCTTGCCGGCATCGGTGGTACTCCGGAAGGCATCATCACGGCCTGCGCGATGGTCTGCATGGGCGGCGAAATTCAGGCCAAGCTCTGGCCCCGCGACGACGACGAGCGACGCAAGGCTCTGGATCACGGACATGACCTCAACCGGGTGCTGCGTACCGATGATCTCGTCACGGGCGAGAACATCTTCTTCTGCGCAACTGGCATTACCGATGGTGAACTGCTTCGCGGAGTCCGCTACCTACCTGCCGGACCTTCGACCCACTCCATCGTCATGCGTGGCAAGAGCGGCACAATCCGTGAGGTCAAGAGCGAGCACAGTCTGGCCAAGCTTGGGCAGTACTCGGCCGTTGACTTCCACAGTCCCGGAGCTGGCCAGCCAGACCCTGATTGA
- a CDS encoding thioredoxin domain-containing protein, translated as MPNRLANSTSPYLLQHSENPVDWQEWSPEAFEEARRRDVPVFLSVGYSACHWCHVMAHESFEDPDVAKVINEKFVAIKVDREERPDVDAVYMQATLALTGSGGWPMTVFLDHDQQPFFAGTYFPRQARSGMPGFVDVLTALDEAWTQRRGDVLGVAGRVVTALQQRMAPSGQAFPASEVLTDAVTHLRGDFDLAYGGFGGAPKFPPSMVLEFLLRESVRTDNAEALLMAERTLDAMARGGMYDQLAGGFARYSVDEAWVVPHFEKMLYDNALLLRVYLHWYRLTGSSFAKRVVHETASFMIEELSTPEGGFASALDADTEGEEGRFYVWTPAELSSVLGEVDGDWVAQLMHATVAGTFEHGSSTLQLLADPEDSERWSGLRDQLRLHRQFRVRPGRDDKVVASWNGLAIAALAESGALLDEPAWVEAAFGAADLLLAVHLGAHGDDRLSRTSRDGIPGENYGVLDDYGGVAEGFLALFQVSGDDTWLTLAGMLLDVAIQHFRDDDGGFFDTADDAAALVNRPRDPADGAEPSGWFSVANACVTYAAITGVAEYRDVAEAALAIVSDLAPRAPRACGWGMAAVSALLDGPIEIAIIGDPSDLRTRQMRKVALAATAPGAVLALGEEGSQTPLLRDRTLIDGKPAAYVCRGFTCELPTTELGVLTRQVGARFEE; from the coding sequence GTGCCGAATCGACTCGCGAACTCGACCAGCCCTTATCTGCTTCAGCACTCCGAGAATCCAGTCGACTGGCAGGAGTGGTCACCTGAAGCGTTCGAAGAAGCCCGGCGTCGCGATGTGCCGGTGTTTCTCTCCGTCGGATATTCAGCTTGCCATTGGTGTCATGTCATGGCGCACGAATCCTTTGAGGACCCTGACGTCGCGAAGGTCATCAACGAGAAATTTGTGGCGATCAAGGTTGATCGTGAAGAACGCCCTGATGTCGATGCGGTCTACATGCAGGCGACCCTTGCTCTGACGGGCAGCGGCGGTTGGCCGATGACTGTCTTCCTTGACCATGACCAACAGCCATTCTTTGCCGGAACCTACTTTCCGCGGCAGGCCCGCAGTGGAATGCCTGGGTTCGTTGATGTGCTGACGGCCCTGGACGAGGCATGGACTCAACGTCGCGGTGATGTTCTGGGGGTCGCGGGTCGCGTCGTGACTGCGCTGCAACAACGGATGGCGCCATCGGGTCAGGCCTTCCCGGCGTCCGAGGTCCTTACTGATGCGGTAACGCATTTGCGCGGAGACTTTGACCTTGCCTACGGCGGATTTGGTGGTGCACCGAAGTTCCCGCCGTCCATGGTCTTGGAGTTTCTCTTGCGCGAGTCAGTGCGAACTGACAACGCCGAGGCCTTGTTGATGGCCGAACGCACGCTTGATGCAATGGCCCGCGGCGGGATGTACGACCAACTTGCCGGTGGCTTCGCGAGGTATTCAGTTGATGAAGCTTGGGTTGTCCCGCACTTTGAGAAGATGTTGTACGACAACGCACTTCTTCTGCGGGTGTACCTGCATTGGTACCGGCTGACTGGCTCGAGTTTCGCCAAACGTGTCGTGCATGAGACTGCAAGCTTCATGATCGAAGAATTGTCCACTCCCGAAGGCGGATTCGCATCTGCCCTCGATGCTGACACCGAAGGCGAGGAAGGCCGCTTCTACGTCTGGACTCCCGCAGAGTTGAGCAGCGTTCTTGGAGAAGTCGACGGGGACTGGGTTGCGCAGCTCATGCACGCCACCGTGGCGGGCACCTTCGAGCACGGCTCCTCGACATTGCAATTGTTGGCGGATCCAGAGGATTCAGAACGCTGGTCGGGACTTCGTGATCAATTGCGCTTGCATCGCCAATTCCGAGTTCGCCCGGGTCGAGATGACAAGGTTGTTGCCTCCTGGAATGGCCTGGCCATTGCGGCGTTGGCCGAATCGGGTGCACTGCTCGACGAGCCAGCGTGGGTCGAAGCGGCTTTCGGTGCCGCTGATTTGTTGCTCGCAGTGCATCTGGGAGCTCATGGCGATGATCGCCTGAGTCGCACTTCGCGCGATGGCATTCCAGGAGAGAACTACGGGGTACTCGATGACTACGGCGGCGTTGCCGAAGGATTCCTTGCATTGTTCCAGGTCAGCGGAGATGACACTTGGCTGACCTTGGCCGGGATGTTGCTCGATGTGGCGATTCAGCATTTCCGTGATGACGATGGTGGATTCTTTGACACTGCCGATGATGCGGCGGCGCTGGTCAACCGGCCGCGGGATCCGGCCGATGGTGCGGAGCCATCCGGCTGGTTCTCGGTGGCAAATGCGTGCGTGACATATGCGGCGATTACTGGTGTTGCCGAATACCGCGATGTGGCAGAAGCAGCACTGGCAATTGTCAGCGATCTGGCGCCACGTGCCCCCAGGGCGTGCGGATGGGGAATGGCCGCTGTTTCGGCATTGCTGGATGGTCCAATTGAGATCGCCATCATTGGCGACCCGTCAGACCTGCGCACCCGTCAGATGCGCAAGGTGGCTTTGGCAGCAACAGCGCCGGGCGCAGTGCTGGCCTTGGGTGAGGAGGGAAGCCAAACTCCACTGCTTCGCGATCGCACACTGATCGATGGAAAGCCCGCGGCCTACGTCTGTCGAGGATTCACCTGCGAATTGCCGACCACTGAACTAGGGGTCCTGACAAGGCAGGTGGGCGCCCGTTTCGAGGAGTAG
- a CDS encoding DUF3817 domain-containing protein yields MKGIPGAALRYRIMAWITGVVLATAFTWMVLLIIKWMADGNALSDFFGSSNQKPAAYGILWIAHGWAYFLYLIVGVDLAFRLRYSIVRTVLILLAGTIPFMSFVAERFVHKDLERRAQPSSVS; encoded by the coding sequence ATGAAGGGCATTCCCGGGGCCGCGCTGCGCTACCGCATCATGGCTTGGATCACTGGTGTCGTGCTCGCAACTGCCTTCACCTGGATGGTCCTACTGATCATCAAGTGGATGGCCGATGGCAATGCGCTCTCGGATTTCTTTGGTTCAAGCAATCAGAAGCCGGCGGCATACGGCATATTGTGGATTGCACACGGATGGGCGTATTTCCTCTACCTGATCGTTGGCGTCGATCTTGCCTTCCGACTGCGATACAGCATCGTGCGTACCGTGCTGATCTTGCTAGCTGGCACGATCCCGTTCATGTCCTTTGTGGCGGAGCGCTTCGTGCATAAGGATCTTGAACGCCGTGCACAGCCCTCATCTGTCAGCTAG